One region of Brachybacterium saurashtrense genomic DNA includes:
- a CDS encoding carbohydrate ABC transporter permease → MSTSTVSASAAPLPSPAEPSPHRRGGVPWTLVLRLAAILAGVVVVLIPVYVLLVTSLKGPGDASAARAWALPREWSFENWAQAWQALSPSIWRSVQMVVPATVISAVLGCMNGFVLSRWRFPGADIVFTLILFGMFLPYQAVMIPLMQMLLGAGVPNGIPSLILLHVVFGIPITTLIFRNYFESVPHELIESATMDGAGMLRTFWSIALPLAIPGFVVVLIWQFTNAWNDFLFAVFFSSPANGPVTLALNNLANGALLANYGVSMAGALLASLPTLLVYILLSKYFLSGLMQGSVKG, encoded by the coding sequence ATGAGCACCTCGACCGTCTCCGCCTCCGCCGCCCCGCTCCCCTCCCCGGCCGAGCCGTCGCCGCACCGGCGCGGCGGGGTCCCCTGGACGCTCGTGCTGCGCCTGGCCGCGATCCTCGCCGGCGTGGTGGTCGTGCTGATCCCCGTGTACGTGCTGCTGGTGACCAGCCTCAAGGGCCCCGGGGATGCGAGCGCGGCCCGCGCCTGGGCCCTGCCGCGGGAGTGGTCCTTCGAGAACTGGGCGCAGGCCTGGCAGGCCCTGTCGCCGTCGATCTGGCGCAGCGTGCAGATGGTGGTGCCGGCCACGGTGATCTCCGCCGTGCTGGGCTGCATGAACGGCTTCGTGCTCTCGCGGTGGCGCTTCCCTGGGGCGGACATCGTGTTCACGCTGATCCTGTTCGGGATGTTCCTGCCGTACCAGGCGGTGATGATCCCGCTGATGCAGATGCTGCTGGGCGCCGGCGTGCCCAACGGCATCCCCTCGCTGATCCTGCTGCACGTGGTGTTCGGCATCCCGATCACCACGCTGATCTTCCGCAACTACTTCGAGTCCGTGCCGCACGAGCTCATCGAGTCCGCGACGATGGACGGCGCGGGCATGCTGCGCACCTTCTGGTCCATCGCGCTGCCCCTGGCGATCCCGGGCTTCGTGGTGGTGCTGATCTGGCAGTTCACCAATGCCTGGAACGACTTCCTGTTCGCCGTGTTCTTCTCCTCCCCGGCGAACGGGCCGGTGACCCTGGCGCTGAACAACCTCGCCAACGGCGCGCTGCTGGCGAACTACGGGGTGTCGATGGCGGGGGCGCTGCTGGCCTCCCTGCCCACGCTGCTCGTGTACATCCTGCTCAGCAAGTACTTCCTCTCCGGCCTGATGCAGGGGTCGGTCAAGGGCTGA
- a CDS encoding carbohydrate ABC transporter permease translates to MILPSILLIGIFVYGLLGVNFWTSMTDNHSAAQASGREPVAFVGLTNYLDLLLTEDFRHSLANLVLFTAAFLVGAMAIGFVWAWLLERPLPGGRLFQTVYLFPMAVSFVASGVVWRWLLNSNQGENASGLNRLFQMVGLDFLQNPWWNNITFGILAIALPAIWQLSGYVMALFLAGFRGVPDELREAARMDGASEWQVYRMVIFPQLTPVLMSAIVIIAHMSLKSFDLIMSISSASAYQTKVPAVDMFLFKSGFDYANSAAVGAFLLIIIAFLIVPYLVQQHRSRTR, encoded by the coding sequence ATGATCCTGCCCTCGATCCTGCTGATCGGGATCTTCGTGTACGGCCTGCTGGGGGTGAACTTCTGGACGTCGATGACGGACAACCACTCCGCGGCCCAGGCCTCGGGCCGGGAGCCGGTCGCCTTCGTGGGCCTGACCAACTACCTCGACCTGCTGCTCACCGAGGACTTCCGGCACTCGCTGGCGAACCTGGTGCTGTTCACGGCCGCGTTCCTGGTGGGCGCGATGGCGATCGGCTTCGTGTGGGCGTGGCTGCTGGAGCGCCCGCTGCCCGGGGGCCGCCTGTTCCAGACGGTGTACCTGTTCCCGATGGCCGTCAGCTTCGTCGCCTCCGGCGTGGTGTGGCGGTGGCTGCTGAACTCGAACCAGGGCGAGAACGCCAGCGGCCTGAACCGGCTGTTCCAGATGGTGGGGCTGGACTTCCTGCAGAACCCCTGGTGGAACAACATCACCTTCGGCATCCTCGCGATCGCGCTCCCGGCGATCTGGCAGCTCTCGGGCTATGTGATGGCGCTGTTCCTGGCCGGGTTCCGCGGCGTGCCCGACGAGCTGCGGGAGGCGGCCCGCATGGACGGCGCCTCCGAGTGGCAGGTGTACCGCATGGTGATCTTCCCGCAGCTCACCCCGGTGCTGATGAGCGCGATCGTGATCATCGCCCACATGTCGCTGAAGAGCTTCGACCTGATCATGTCGATCTCCTCCGCCTCGGCGTACCAGACCAAGGTGCCGGCGGTGGACATGTTCCTGTTCAAGTCCGGGTTCGACTACGCGAACTCGGCGGCGGTGGGGGCCTTCCTCCTGATCATCATCGCGTTCCTGATCGTCCCGTACCTCGTCCAGCAGCATCGGAGCCGCACGCGATGA
- a CDS encoding DUF3375 domain-containing protein has protein sequence MTTTEPNRWTDRRSDAVAARKEIYEQLRRASTWRLLAATKAPAVLAILQATFPAGDRRLPRSELIARVGAHVALLHDDTAEGTGADAAADGAEAADGAEGEARGGRSAAEYVDGWVREGYLTRRDDPQHTETTFEPSPATIDAIQFIASLEEHRPTTTESRLTLVVQQFERLAQETETDRDVRLADLQRRRERIEAEIRELSEGELMLPSPEASADRLRDILQVAAELSGDFLQYREDLRAVDLHLREQILSPEGSRGEILEQLLAGDDLLGQSSVGRTFTAFFRMLNDPAQTRTTQDLVDRLLERDFARSLGRDERERLANVFSDLYEPAQEVLDVKTELYRSLARFVRSQDFRQHRVLLEALQEAQGVALAQKDEVSTRAPFGLDLDLSRVQLGSVSQHRLKDPTDPGAPAEAEVHDATSLSVEVLQDLVRTNDIDTVGLTAHVNEVRGAGGQASIGDVLRARPAEQGLASVIGLMFLATSHAQPREGSTEIVTWRELDGNDYAARVPAYYFLEDVPVE, from the coding sequence GTGACCACGACCGAGCCGAACCGGTGGACCGACCGCCGCAGCGACGCCGTGGCCGCGCGCAAGGAGATCTACGAGCAGCTGCGGCGGGCCAGCACCTGGCGCCTGCTCGCCGCCACCAAGGCCCCCGCCGTGCTCGCGATCCTGCAGGCCACGTTCCCCGCGGGGGATCGCCGCCTGCCCCGCAGCGAGCTCATCGCCCGGGTGGGCGCCCACGTGGCGCTGCTGCACGACGACACGGCCGAGGGCACGGGCGCGGATGCCGCCGCCGACGGCGCGGAGGCGGCCGACGGGGCCGAGGGGGAGGCGCGCGGCGGCCGCAGCGCCGCCGAGTACGTGGACGGCTGGGTGCGCGAGGGCTACCTCACCCGGCGCGACGACCCCCAGCACACCGAGACCACGTTCGAGCCGTCCCCGGCCACGATCGACGCGATCCAGTTCATCGCCTCCCTCGAGGAGCACCGTCCCACCACCACCGAGTCCCGCCTCACCCTGGTGGTGCAGCAGTTCGAGCGGCTCGCGCAGGAGACGGAGACCGATCGGGACGTGCGCCTGGCGGACCTCCAGCGCCGCCGCGAGCGGATCGAGGCGGAGATCCGCGAGCTCTCCGAGGGCGAGCTGATGCTCCCCAGCCCCGAGGCCTCCGCAGACCGCCTGCGGGACATCCTGCAGGTGGCCGCGGAGCTCTCCGGCGACTTCCTGCAGTACCGCGAGGACCTCCGCGCCGTGGACCTGCACCTGCGCGAGCAGATCCTCTCCCCGGAGGGCTCCCGCGGCGAGATCCTCGAGCAGCTGCTGGCCGGCGACGACCTGCTGGGCCAGTCCAGCGTGGGCCGCACCTTCACCGCCTTCTTCCGGATGCTCAACGACCCGGCGCAGACCCGCACCACCCAGGACCTGGTGGACCGGCTGCTGGAGCGGGACTTCGCCCGCTCGCTGGGTCGGGACGAGCGCGAGCGGCTCGCCAACGTGTTCAGCGACCTGTACGAGCCGGCGCAGGAGGTGCTGGACGTCAAGACGGAGCTGTACCGCTCGCTGGCCCGGTTCGTGCGCTCCCAGGACTTCCGCCAGCACCGGGTGCTGCTGGAGGCGCTGCAGGAGGCGCAGGGCGTCGCCCTCGCGCAGAAGGACGAGGTGTCCACCCGGGCGCCGTTCGGGCTGGACCTCGATCTCTCGCGGGTGCAGCTCGGCTCCGTCTCCCAGCACCGGCTGAAGGACCCCACGGACCCGGGAGCCCCCGCCGAGGCGGAGGTGCATGACGCCACCTCGCTCAGCGTGGAGGTGCTGCAGGACCTGGTGCGCACCAACGACATCGACACCGTGGGCCTCACCGCGCACGTCAACGAGGTGCGCGGGGCCGGTGGCCAGGCCTCCATCGGCGACGTGCTGCGGGCGCGCCCCGCGGAGCAGGGGCTGGCCAGCGTGATCGGCCTGATGTTCCTGGCCACGAGCCATGCGCAGCCGCGCGAGGGCTCCACTGAGATCGTCACCTGGCGCGAGCTGGACGGCAACGACTACGCCGCGCGGGTGCCCGCCTACTACTTCCTCGAGGACGTGCCGGTCGAGTGA
- a CDS encoding ABC transporter substrate-binding protein, which translates to MRRRNFLLLSGGGLAAAGLAACGGSGGGGGEGGGSEVEVFTWWAQGSEKAGLDALVAQFEKDYPDLTFVNGSVAGGAGSAAKDMLQSRLQAGDPPDTFQAHAGLELADYVDAGQLEDVSDLYEEYGLTEAFPSDLVELLTLDDMIYSVPSNIHRSNVVWTNTAVLEAAGIDPTAVPADVEAFIADVEKAAASGVAGLSIGTTWTQVNLLEAVLMADLGSEAYNGLWTGGTDWSGGEVTTALEHFEALIALTNTDRDGLDWTDATQMQIDGSAAYSVMGDWAVASFQQAEMTDGEDYGYFPLSGGEPIFGFLADSFTLPVGAPNPDGAKAWLDTISSQEGQVAFSLAKGSIPARTDVDTAEFPAYQQTAIESYAQDAISPSLAHGAATPVAWLNDISDATSKFTTGASDVSGYQEELATIAESHASA; encoded by the coding sequence ATGCGACGCAGGAACTTCCTCCTCCTCTCCGGCGGCGGCCTCGCGGCGGCCGGTCTCGCGGCCTGCGGCGGCTCCGGCGGCGGGGGCGGCGAGGGCGGCGGCTCCGAGGTGGAGGTCTTCACCTGGTGGGCCCAGGGATCGGAGAAGGCCGGCCTCGACGCGCTGGTCGCCCAGTTCGAGAAGGACTACCCGGATCTCACCTTCGTCAACGGCTCCGTCGCCGGCGGCGCCGGCAGCGCCGCGAAGGACATGCTGCAGTCCCGCCTGCAGGCCGGGGACCCGCCGGACACCTTCCAGGCGCACGCCGGCCTGGAGCTCGCCGACTACGTGGACGCCGGCCAGCTGGAGGACGTCTCGGACCTCTACGAGGAGTACGGGCTCACCGAGGCGTTCCCCTCGGACCTGGTGGAGCTGCTCACGCTCGACGACATGATCTACTCCGTCCCCTCCAACATCCACCGCTCCAACGTGGTGTGGACGAACACGGCCGTCCTCGAGGCCGCGGGCATCGACCCCACCGCCGTCCCGGCGGACGTCGAGGCCTTCATCGCGGACGTGGAGAAGGCCGCCGCCTCCGGCGTGGCGGGCCTGTCGATCGGCACCACCTGGACCCAGGTGAACCTGCTCGAGGCCGTGCTGATGGCGGATCTGGGCAGCGAGGCCTACAACGGCCTGTGGACGGGCGGGACCGACTGGTCCGGCGGCGAGGTGACCACGGCGCTGGAGCACTTCGAGGCGCTGATCGCCCTGACCAACACCGACCGCGACGGGCTGGACTGGACCGACGCCACCCAGATGCAGATCGACGGCAGCGCCGCCTACAGCGTGATGGGCGACTGGGCGGTGGCCTCCTTCCAGCAGGCGGAGATGACCGACGGCGAGGACTACGGCTACTTCCCGCTCAGCGGCGGCGAGCCGATCTTCGGCTTCCTCGCCGACTCCTTCACCCTGCCGGTGGGGGCCCCGAACCCCGACGGCGCGAAGGCCTGGCTGGACACGATCAGCTCCCAGGAGGGGCAGGTGGCGTTCTCCCTCGCCAAGGGCTCGATCCCGGCGCGCACCGACGTGGACACCGCCGAGTTCCCCGCCTACCAGCAGACGGCGATCGAGTCCTACGCCCAGGACGCGATCTCGCCCTCGCTCGCCCACGGCGCGGCCACCCCGGTGGCCTGGCTGAACGACATCTCGGACGCGACGAGCAAGTTCACCACCGGCGCGAGCGACGTCTCCGGGTACCAGGAGGAGCTGGCCACCATCGCCGAGTCCCACGCCTCGGCCTGA